The genomic stretch AACACTGTTGGCTTGTATTTCTCATTGTCTTCCCACAGATCATGCCTTAGTTTCACTCCAATACTAATAGATGTTTACAAGAAGCTGAAGGCAAAAGGGGACAATTTCAAAATTGTTTTGGTTCCCCTTGACGATGATGATGTAGAATCATCCAAACCGAGATTTGACTCCTTACCTTGGTACTCTTTGCCACCAAAGGACAAGAGATGTGTTAAGATGGCTCGTTATTTTGATCTCTCAGCGATTCCTACTCTAGTTATAATTGGACCTGATGGCAAAACCCTTCAACCTAATGCAACAGCTGCTCTAAAAGATCATGGTGTTCAGGCCTACCCTTTTTCAAATGAGAGGTTTGCGGAACTTGCACATATAGAACAGGCGGCTCAACAGGCACAGACCTTGGAGTCTCTTCTCGTTTCAGGGGAGCAAGATTTTGTAATAAATAAGAGTGGTGCAAAGGTTAGTATCTGCTACACGTCTGTTTTAACATACTGCACAAATTTAGAATCTATTAAATTGCAATCATTTTAGCTTGAATTATTGCATGATCTCACACACCATAAACATGTACTATACTTTTTATCTTTTTTCGACACTAGTCCACACAGTTATTTATGGAGTCGGTCTTGTACGAGATGGCCTCAAATATGAGACCAACCCATGTACGATCATCTCATATAAGTTTGTGTGTTATAAATGCTCTTAAACTCTTACGTAATTACCGAGGAGTtcttataaaattgttttatgctGAGTGGCGACTGAAATCTTCAATCTTATTTCTGCAGGTTCCTATTTCTCAGCTTGTAGGGAAGAACATCCTTCTGTATTTTTCAGCACACTGGTGCCCTCCATGTCGTACATTTTTACCAAAACTTATTGAAGCTTATCATCAAATAAAGGCAAAGGACGATGCCTTTGAAATAATTTTCATCTCAAGTGACAAAGATCATAATTCTTTTGAGGAATTCTTAGATGTGATGCCATGGTTAGCTCTCCCTTTTGGTGACGAGCGTGAGTCATATCTGAGTCGGAAGTTTAAGGTCTTTGGCAATCCCAAGTTGGTTGCCATAGGGCCAAGTGGGAAAACTGTGTCAACAGAAGCTAGGGATTTTATTATAGTTCATGGGCCAAAGGCCTATCCTTTTACCAGTGAGCGAGTAAATGAAATTGAGTCGGAACTTGAAGATGTGGCTAGGGGTTGGCCAGAGAAAGTAAAACATGTTCTTCACATGGAGCATGATCTTGTGCTCACACGACGTAGGGCTTACAAATGTGATGGTTGTGAGGAAGATGGGCATATCTGGTCTTTCTactgtgaagaatgtgattttgacCTTCACCCAAAATGTGCTCTGGGAGGAGAAAATGGAAGTAAGAATTACGATTGGAAGTCTGATATAACTTCCAATGCTACTTGGATTTGTGATGGTCATGTGTGTGCCAGGAAATAACAAGTTGCTGGTACACCGATCTGGGTGATCTTTTACGCTCTTTGAATGAACTTCATTCTCTGAGTCCTGCGTGTGACAGTCTCACATGTGAGACCGACCCAAATCATTACATAATTCCTCACTGGGTTGTTCTGTGAGACctgttttttgtattttttgtgtgtgtgtgtgtgtgtgtgtgttccgTGAAGTATGAGGGATACCATCGGAAGGCGGCTGTTGCAAGATGACTGGACAGTTGTTAAGAAGAAAATTCTGAAAACTCTGTTGCAAGATGTCTTGGTTTGCCTGCGTAACCCAAAGAGTGCATTAAGAAGATCATGGGATCATTCTGCCTAAGCATGCTTAGACGTACTACACCACTTGACCATTAAAGAGACATCATGGAGGTAAAAACTTGCAAAGAATTGGTAATAATGACCGATGAAACTAAACTGAAGTCGCTTCCATCTTTAGAACGGAGAAAGTTCTCAGCTGCGACAAGGTTGATCAGGTAGTTAACTACTTCACTCATCCTTTTATCTCCACTTTCGCACTAGATTATTGCTCGTCTGTCTCATCAAGTTCTTTACGTTTGTCTTATACCCCAAAAATAGCAAAACCTAAAGAATCTGATGAGACAAAGAGAAATAGTATGTGCAGTTAAAGTGAATGAAAAGTTTTAAAGTTACTATGATTCAAGTTTAAATATTGTTGTGTGTTGCCATGAGAAGATGCTTATTGCTTATTGCTAAATGAGCAATAAGTCAATGTCTCGACCATTTTGCTGCGTAGTAAACTAGTAATATCTTATAATGTCTGATAATAACATTAAAAGAGGCGGATTAGAGTACTTACATAGTATTACAAGTATTTAGGAACTATTCATTTGAGTTTAGGGGTATAtttgatgatagaagtgtaaagGAAACCAGGGGTACATCTTGACTTTGAAAACATGCAGTGTATAATCTTTTGTTATATGCTCTTTGATGGGCTGAGTTATATAATATACTTATATATAAGATTCAAGTTCGGGATTCGGGTTTATGATCAGGTATTTACGGTCTGGCTCGCTGTACATCTTTTGTTGATATTGCTTGGTGATTAGTGGTCGTTCAGAAATGGTCTAGTCTTTGTAGAGATGCAGTATGCTGTTAACTTTCTGATACTGATGTAATAACATGCAATGATGCAAACTTAACGA from Silene latifolia isolate original U9 population chromosome 2, ASM4854445v1, whole genome shotgun sequence encodes the following:
- the LOC141644286 gene encoding putative nucleoredoxin 1 isoform X1 — translated: MAEHEAVAELKPYHLPSILCSSNRNFLVRNNGDQVSVETLKGKKIGLYFSASWCGPCRQFTSTLVEVYGEILSRTKDFEVVFIAFDEDDESFENYFSKMPWLAVPFSDSETCDNLEELFNVKETPHLVILDENGKVLTDDGVEIIRDYEAVAYPFTPERIRELAVMEERARKEQSLRSILAHNSLDFVLSAAGEKVPVTELEGNTVGLYFSLSSHRSCLSFTPILIDVYKKLKAKGDNFKIVLVPLDDDDVESSKPRFDSLPWYSLPPKDKRCVKMARYFDLSAIPTLVIIGPDGKTLQPNATAALKDHGVQAYPFSNERFAELAHIEQAAQQAQTLESLLVSGEQDFVINKSGAKVPISQLVGKNILLYFSAHWCPPCRTFLPKLIEAYHQIKAKDDAFEIIFISSDKDHNSFEEFLDVMPWLALPFGDERESYLSRKFKVFGNPKLVAIGPSGKTVSTEARDFIIVHGPKAYPFTSERVNEIESELEDVARGWPEKVKHVLHMEHDLVLTRRRAYKCDGCEEDGHIWSFYCEECDFDLHPKCALGGENGSKNYDWKSDITSNATWICDGHVCARK
- the LOC141644286 gene encoding putative nucleoredoxin 1 isoform X2, which gives rise to MPWLAVPFSDSETCDNLEELFNVKETPHLVILDENGKVLTDDGVEIIRDYEAVAYPFTPERIRELAVMEERARKEQSLRSILAHNSLDFVLSAAGEKVPVTELEGNTVGLYFSLSSHRSCLSFTPILIDVYKKLKAKGDNFKIVLVPLDDDDVESSKPRFDSLPWYSLPPKDKRCVKMARYFDLSAIPTLVIIGPDGKTLQPNATAALKDHGVQAYPFSNERFAELAHIEQAAQQAQTLESLLVSGEQDFVINKSGAKVPISQLVGKNILLYFSAHWCPPCRTFLPKLIEAYHQIKAKDDAFEIIFISSDKDHNSFEEFLDVMPWLALPFGDERESYLSRKFKVFGNPKLVAIGPSGKTVSTEARDFIIVHGPKAYPFTSERVNEIESELEDVARGWPEKVKHVLHMEHDLVLTRRRAYKCDGCEEDGHIWSFYCEECDFDLHPKCALGGENGSKNYDWKSDITSNATWICDGHVCARK